The following coding sequences lie in one Stigmatopora nigra isolate UIUO_SnigA chromosome 4, RoL_Snig_1.1, whole genome shotgun sequence genomic window:
- the LOC144195996 gene encoding paraspeckle component 1-like, with product MQGNRGHYQNHGPNRQSAQGEQKNHGGNTNGQEPNESTTTTTTTTTTTKPSEALLLDLQNFKKPGEKTFTQRSRLFVGNLAGGVTEEDLGKMFEKYGKATEIFVNKDRGFGFIRLETRIIAEIARAELDDTPFRGRPIRVRFATHGAALSIKNLPELVSNELLEEAFTVFGPIERAVIVVDDRGRPTGKGIVEYTNKPAARKALEKCSDGAYLLTAFPRPIVVEPMDQLDDEEGLSEKLINKNQQYHKEREQPPRFAQPGTFEYEYAMRWKALMEMEKQQYEMVDRNMKEAQEKLEAEMDAARHEHQVMLMRQDLLRRQEELRRMEELHSQEVQKRKQAELRQEEERRRREEMRMRNEEMLKRQQEGFRGGFQGEGAEQDIRMHMASAAMVPDNAALMAGPGNANMPGAQAAFPRGIPGPGDYVPNKQRRF from the coding sequence GCCATTACCAAAACCATGGCCCGAACCGTCAGTCTGCTCAGGGAGAGCAAAAAAACCACGGAGGAAATACAAACGGGCAGGAGCCGAACGAATCgacgaccaccaccaccaccaccaccaccaccaccaagccGAGCGAGGCCTTGTTACTGGACCTCCAAAATTTCAAAAAGCCCGGCGAGAAAACCTTCACTCAACGTAGCCGTCTCTTCGTGGGCAACTTGGCCGGCGGAGTCACCGAGGAAGACCTGGGAAAGATGTTCGAAAAGTACGGCAAAGCTACCGAGATTTTCGTCAACAAAGACCGAGGCTTCGGCTTCATTCGGCTGGAGACGAGAATCATCGCCGAAATTGCCCGAGCCGAGTTGGATGACACCCCGTTCCGAGGTCGACCCATCCGCGTAAGGTTCGCTACACACGGCGCCGCCTTGTCTATCAAAAACCTCCCCGAGTTGGTATCCAACGAGCTCCTGGAGGAAGCTTTCACCGTCTTCGGCCCGATTGAACGAGCTGTAATCGTAGTGGACGACCGAGGCCGACCAACAGGTAAAGGCATTGTGGAGTACACTAACAAACCAGCTGCTAGAAAAGCACTGGAAAAGTGCAGTGATGGCGCCTATCTCCTCACCGCCTTCCCCCGACCCATCGTGGTGGAGCCCATGGACCAACTGGATGACGAAGAGGGCCTATCAGAGAAGTTGATTAACAAAAACCAGCAATACCACAAGGAACGCGAACAACCTCCACGTTTCGCCCAACCGGGTACCTTCGAGTACGAGTATGCCATGCGTTGGAAGGCCTTGATGGAGATGGAGAAGCAACAATATGAAATGGTGGACCGTAACATGAAGGAGGCGCAGGAGAAGCTAGAAGCTGAGATGGACGCCGCCCGCCATGAGCATCAGGTGATGCTTATGAGGCAAGATCTACTACGCCGACAGGAGGAGCTACGTAGGATGGAGGAGCTCCATAGCCAGGAGGTGCAGAAACGTAAACAGGCCGAGTTACGACAGGAGGAGGAACGCCGTCGTCGTGAGGAGATGCGGATGCGGAATGAGGAGATGCTTAAACGCCAGCAGGAGGGCTTTAGGGGGGGATTCCAGGGAGAGGGAGCCGAGCAAGATATCAGGATGCATATGGCCTCGGCGGCTATGGTGCCCGACAACGCCGCCCTAATGGCCGGGCCGGGTAATGCTAACATGCCCGGGGCTCAGGCTGCTTTTCCTAGAGGCATCCCCGGACCCGGGGACTATGTGCCCAATAAGCAGCGgcgattttaa
- the npc1l1 gene encoding NPC1-like intracellular cholesterol transporter 1 → MTVMHRVVVLIVFLTTSQVLSQDEHLAGYCAFYEECGRNPSLEDTLIPPIVPCRNFSQARELTGEHYRKLKEVCPMLDKGPGNTTACCSLKQLSSLDMSLTLSKALLVRCPSCAENFAHLHCINTCSPNQSQSVKVTKVMNVTTLGKTREAVVEYQAYLSSNFADASFQSCQNVRIPATGGFAIATMCGRYGAKLCTPQRWFDFQGDSSNGLAPLDIDFRLIKRGETQGIPEGVVPYNGRALRCNETTPSGGRACSCQDCKGSCPVLPPPPMPPGPFRLLGTDGFFVITLILFALLIYFFGFFLLLSFWFKSKRNRDDQNVGVKGKNRKADAGHPRVVHPSEVTCADKNSMAAQAFLSSVFQSWGTFMASYPFTVLLVSAVVVSGFAAGLMSIELTTDPVELWSAPSSRARQEKDFHDRHFGPFFRTNQLILTAPGREGHIYDSLLFGRQNFSGLVSKDLIVEMLVLQKRIQNIEFWSEDLNRTASLKDVCFAPLNPKNSSLTDCAVNSLPQYFQNSLENIDAKVNMTELGETKEVDWRDHLIYCLSSPLSFKDITDLGLSCMADYGAPVFPFLAVGGYHGDEYTNAEAFILTFSLNNYPRTDVKFNVAMQWETEFLKIVQEYQRDPNANFTFAYMAERSLEDEINRTTAEDIPIFMISYAVIFVYIAVALGEYSSWRRILVDSKFLVGLGGILVVGCSVLASMGFYSWIGIPSSLVILQVVPFLVLAVGADNIFIFVLEFQRDVRRTNETREQHIGRVLGSVAPSMLLCSLSEAVCFFLGALSTMPAVKSFALYAALAVLMDFVLQMTAFVALLSLDARRQDKNRCELLCCITVSAQKPQKPNQGFLLPLMRDYYAPVLLNQYIRFLVMVIFIFMFSGSLYLMFHVTVGLDQELAMPQGSYMLDYFQYLYKYLEVGVPVYFVTKKGFNFTTVEGMNAVCSSVGCDQFSMTQKIQYAANHPELSYIGISANSWVDDFIDWLNPGSRCCRLYSFGPNAGKFCPADKSALLCGRKCMAKPPDGVLRPDTEQFNRFLPHFLANRPDLQCPKGGLGAYDTAVVKDEKGEIIASRFMAYHTPLTNSQEFTAALVKARELAFDITKRMRNISGTDPDFEVFPYTVTNVFYEQYLTIIPEGLFNISLCLLPTFVVCCLLLGLDLRSGFINLITIIMITVDTVGVMTLWDIHYNAVALINLVTAVGISVEFVSHMTRSFALSTKPTRVQRAEEATANMGSAVFAGVAMTNLPGILVLAFAKAQLIQIFFFRLNLVITLLGMAHGLIFLPVVLSYFGPGVNKAVLLQIQQEDQKKQREVELTHNGRQIHDNESYEDNETDKDGHPDTTPAPAYPDEPSSPGVEAGREDRF, encoded by the exons atgacgGTCATGCATCGTGTGGTGGTTTTGATCGTTTTTCTGACG ACTTCGCAAGTGCTGTCGCAGGACGAGCATCTAGCCGGCTACTGCGCTTTCTACGAGGAATGCGGCCGAAACCCCTCCCTGGAAGACACCCTCATCCCCCCCATCGTCCCCTGCCGGAATTTCAGCCAAGCCCGGGAACTGACGGGTGAACACTACCGCAAACTCAAAGAG GTATGTCCCATGTTGGACAAGGGTCCAGGCAACACAACAGCATGTTGCTCCCTGAAACAGCTCTCATCCTTGGACATGAGTCTAACATTATCCAAAGCCCTGCTGGTCCGATGCCCGTCTTGCGcggaaaactttgcccaccttCACTGCATCAACACCTGCAGCCCCAACCAGAGCCAATCAGTCAAAGTCACCAAAGTCATGAACGTCACCACCCTCGGAAAAACCAGGGAAGCCGTAGTGGAGTACCAGGCGTACTTGTCATCCAACTTCGCCGACGCCTCCTTCCAATCCTGCCAAAATGTCCGCATCCCCGCCACGGGAGGTTTCGCCATCGCGACCATGTGCGGCCGCTACGGCGCCAAACTCTGCACCCCGCAACGATGGTTCGACTTCCAAGGGGATTCCAGCAACGGCTTGGCGCCCTTAGACATTGATTTCCGACTCATAAAACGCGGGGAAACCCAAGGAATACCCGAAGGTGTGGTTCCCTACAACGGGCGAGCCTTAAGATGCAACGAGACTACGCCCTCTGGAGGTCGGGCGTGTTCATGCCAGGACTGTAAAGGGTCCTGTCCAGTTCTTCCCCCACCCCCGATGCCACCGGGACCCTTCAGACTTTTGGGGACGGATGGGTTTTTCGTCATTACCCTCATTTTATTTGCACTGTTGATATATTTCTTCGGGTTTTTCCTCTTGTTGTCCTTTTGGTTCAAGTCCAAGAGGAATCGGGATGACCAGAACGTGGGTGTGAAGGGGAAAAATCGGAAGGCGGATGCGGGACATCCGCGGGTTGTCCATCCGTCGGAGGTGACGTGTGCTGACAAGAACAGTATGGCCGCTCAAGCTTTTCTAAGTTCGGTTTTCCAGTCTTGGGGGACTTTTATGGCGTCGTACCCCTTCACG GTCCTCCTGGTTTCGGCTGTGGTCGTCTCGGGGTTCGCAGCCGGCCTGATGTCCATCGAGCTGACCACCGACCCAGTAGAACTTTGGTCCGCCCCCAGTAGCCGAGCTCGCCAGGAGAAAGACTTCCACGATAGACACTTTGGCCCTTTCTTCCGGACAAACCAGTTGATCTTAACAGCACCTGGCAGAGAAGGCCATATTTACGACTCGTTGCTCTTTGGACGGCAAAACTTTAGTGGCCTCGTCTCTAAAGATCTCATTGTTGAGATGTTAGTCCTACAGAAAAGAATACAG aacATTGAATTCTGGTCTGAAGATCTCAATCGAACTGCGAGTCTGAAGGACGTTTGTTTCGCGCCGCTGAACCCGAAAAACTCGTCTTTGACCGACTGTGCGGTCAACAGTCTGCCGCAATACTTCCAGAATAGTTTGGAGAATATTGACGCAAAAGTCAACATGACTGAATTGGGGGAGACCAAAGAAGTGGACTGGAGAGACCATCTTATTTATTGTCTCAG CTCACCTCTGTCATTCAAAGACATCACCGATTTAGGACTGAGCTGCATGGCAGACTATGGTGCTCCAGTTTTTCCATTCCTGGCTGTAGGGGGCTACCACG GTGACGAGTACACCAACGCGGAAGCCTTCATCTTAACCTTCTCCCTCAACAATTACCCACGAACAGACGTTAAATTCAACGTGGCcatgcaatgggaaacagagtTCCTTAAAATTGTCCAAGAGTATCAAAGAGACCCTAATGCCAACTTTACATTTGCTTACATGGCGGAG AGGTCTCTGGAGGACGAAATTAACCGAACCACAGCAGAGGACATTCCCATCTTTATGATCAGCTACGCCGTCATCTTTGTTTACATCGCCGTGGCGCTTGGAGAGTATTCTTCTTGGAGACGGATTCTG GTGGACTCCAAGTTTTTGGTTGGTCTTGGTGGGATTTTGGTGGTCGGATGTTCAGTTCTAGCCTCTATGGGGTTCTACTCTTGGATCGGGATACCCTCTTCGCTAGTTATACTCCAGGTGGTGCCATTTCTGGTTCTGGCGGTTGGCGCTGATAATATCTTCATCTTTGTTTTGGAGTTCCAG AGAGATGTGCGTAGGACCAATGAGACGAGAGAACAGCATATCGGCCGGGTGCTTGGAAGTGTTGCTCCCAGTATGCTCTTGTGCAGTCTTTCGGAGGcggtatgcttttttttgg GTGCCCTGTCCACCATGCCCGCAGTCAAGTCCTTCGCTTTGTACGCCGCTCTGGCTGTCCTCATGGACTTTGTCCTCCAAATGACGGCATTTGTGGCCCTTCTGTCCTTGGACGCCCGGCGGCAAGACAAGAACCGCTGCGAGCTGCTTTGCTGCATCACCGTGTCGGcccaaaaaccccaaaaacccAACCAGGGTTTTCTCCTACCCCTTATGAGGGACTACTACGCCCCGGTTCTACTCAACCAATACATACGATTCCTTGTG ATGGTGATTTTTATCTTCATGTTCAGCGGTTCTTTATATTTAATGTTTCATGTGACGGTGGGTTTGGATCAGGAATTGGCCATGCCTCAG GGTTCTTATATGCTGGATTATTTCCAGTATTTGTACAAGTATTTAGAAGTGGGAGTACCGGTTTATTTTGTCACCAAAAAAGGATTTAATTTTACGACAGTGGAAGGCATGAACGCCGTTTGTTCCAGTGTGGGATGCGACCAGTTTTCTATGACGCAGAAGATTCAATATGCCGCCAATCATCCTGAACT GTCATACATCGGAATCTCCGCAAACTCCTGGGTAGACGACTTCATTGATTGGCTGAACCCGGGTTCCCGATGCTGTCGACTTTACAGTTTTGGTCCAAATGCGGGAAAGTTCTGTCCGGCGGACAAAT CGGCGTTACTATGTGGACGCAAATGCATGGCCAAACCTCCAGATGGCGTCCTGCGACCGGACACGGAACAATTCAACCGTTTTCTCCCTCATTTTTTGGCCAACAGGCCAGATTTGCAGTGTCCCAAAGG GGGATTGGGCGCCTACGACACGGCGGTGGTGAAAGACGAGAAGGGAGAAATTATCG CTTCGCGCTTCATGGCTTACCACACGCCTCTGACCAACTCGCAGGAATTCACCGCCGCGCTGGTGAAGGCTAGAGAACTAGCTTTCGACATCACCAAGCGCATGAGGAATATATCTGGAACCGATCCGGATTTTGAAGTTTTCCCTTACAC GGTGACCAACGTTTTCTACGAGCAGTACCTGACCATCATCCCGGAAGGCCTCTTCAACATCTCCCTGTGTCTCCTTCCGACATTTGTGGTGTGCTGTCTCCTTCTGGGCCTGGATTTGCGCTCCGGCTTCATTAAcctcatcaccatcatcatgaTCACCGTGGATACCGTCGGGGTCATGACCCTGTGGGATATACATTACAATGCTGTAGCACTCATAAACCTGGTGACA GCGGTGGGCATTTCTGTGGAATTTGTGTCCCACATGACAAGATCATTTGCCCTCAGTACGAAGCCCACCCGCGTCCAGCGAGCCGAGGAGGCCACGGCTAACATGGGTAGTGCG GTTTTCGCCGGCGTGGCCATGACCAATCTACCTGGCATCTTGGTGTTGGCCTTCGCCAAAGCACAGCTTATCCAGATCTTCTTCTTCCGTCTCAACTTGGTCATCACGCTTTTGGGGATGGCTCATGGTCTCATCTTCCTTCCTGTGGTGCTTAGCTACTTTG GACCCGGTGTAAACAAAGCCGTGCTACTCCAAATCCAGCAAGAGGACCAAAAGAAGCAACGAGAAGTGGAATTAACCCACAACGGGAGACAAATCCACGACAACGAGAGCTACGAGGACAACGAGACCGACAAGGACGGACACCCCGACACCACGCCGGCCCCCGCCTACCCCGACGAGCCGTCGTCACCTGGCGTGGAGGCGGGACGGGAAGACCGGTTTTGA